The proteins below are encoded in one region of Amycolatopsis magusensis:
- a CDS encoding PPOX class F420-dependent oxidoreductase encodes MSADPYDPRDLLAESKIGVLATIRSNGLPQLSPVTPYYDREADIIYVSLTEGRAKTKNLRRDPRAALEVTSADGWTWATAEGPVTLVGPGTDPRGPEVEALVEYYRKAAGEHPDWDEYRSVMVADHRVLMKLAVAHVYGETLR; translated from the coding sequence TTGAGCGCCGACCCGTACGACCCGCGCGACCTGCTCGCCGAGAGCAAGATCGGGGTGCTCGCGACGATCAGGTCGAACGGCCTCCCGCAGCTCTCGCCGGTCACGCCGTACTACGACCGCGAGGCCGACATCATCTACGTCTCGCTGACCGAAGGGCGCGCCAAGACGAAGAACCTGCGCCGGGACCCGCGGGCCGCACTCGAGGTCACCAGTGCCGACGGCTGGACGTGGGCGACCGCCGAAGGCCCGGTGACGCTCGTCGGGCCGGGCACCGATCCGCGGGGCCCGGAGGTCGAGGCGCTGGTCGAGTACTACCGCAAAGCCGCGGGCGAGCACCCCGACTGGGACGAGTACCGGTCGGTGATGGTCGCCGACCACCGGGTGCTGATGAAGCTGGCGGTGGCCCACGTCTACGGCGAAACGCTGAGGTGA